From one Nocardioides scoriae genomic stretch:
- the malQ gene encoding 4-alpha-glucanotransferase: MTDLAPAVVPPLARRRAGVLLHVTSLPGGDLGPSAHAFVDFLAAAGVSVWQLLPLVPVHEDEASPYNSLSAMAGNPQLIDAELRAEHGLLTVGGLSPEQRAQHDVWCEQQAVWLDPYAEFTALRELAGLVPWVDWEPGLRDRDPERVAEALAPLADRLEEIRLEQWVFDEQWRALASHAHAQGVLLFGDLPIFVAPDSADVWAAREMFQLDATGRPTTVTGVPPDYFAVDGQRWNNPHYDWDAMAADDFGWWRRRIARQRELFDLVRIDHFRGFEAAWHVPVEAPTARDGAWVPGPGREVLAALVETAGEGTLVAEDLGVITPEVDALRLGFDLPGMKVLQFAFDGSEDNPYLPARHGENTVVYTGTHDNDTTLGWWRGCDRATRRRVRQHVGLRRMPWALVRLALDSTARLAVVPAQDLLALGSEARMNTPGTRDGNWGWQAPEGAFDGALARRLRGLVDGAGRAVDDEV, translated from the coding sequence ATGACCGACCTCGCACCTGCCGTCGTCCCTCCGCTGGCCCGGCGACGGGCGGGGGTGCTGCTCCACGTCACCTCGCTGCCCGGTGGTGACCTGGGTCCCTCGGCGCACGCCTTCGTGGACTTCCTGGCCGCGGCGGGTGTCTCGGTCTGGCAGCTGCTGCCGCTGGTGCCGGTCCACGAGGACGAGGCGTCGCCGTACAACTCGCTCTCGGCCATGGCGGGCAACCCGCAGCTCATCGACGCCGAGCTGCGCGCCGAGCACGGCCTCCTCACGGTGGGCGGGCTCAGCCCCGAGCAGCGCGCCCAGCACGACGTGTGGTGCGAGCAGCAGGCGGTGTGGCTCGACCCGTACGCCGAGTTCACCGCCCTGCGCGAGCTCGCCGGCCTCGTCCCGTGGGTCGACTGGGAGCCGGGGCTGCGCGACCGCGACCCCGAGCGGGTGGCCGAGGCGCTGGCCCCGCTCGCCGACCGGCTCGAGGAGATCCGGCTCGAGCAGTGGGTCTTCGACGAGCAGTGGCGGGCACTGGCGAGCCACGCCCACGCCCAGGGCGTGCTGCTCTTCGGCGACCTGCCGATCTTCGTGGCCCCCGACAGCGCCGACGTGTGGGCCGCGCGCGAGATGTTCCAGCTCGACGCGACCGGACGACCGACGACGGTGACCGGCGTGCCGCCGGACTACTTCGCGGTCGACGGGCAGCGCTGGAACAACCCGCACTACGACTGGGACGCCATGGCGGCCGACGACTTCGGCTGGTGGCGCCGGCGCATCGCCCGGCAGCGCGAGCTGTTCGACCTGGTGCGCATCGACCACTTCCGCGGTTTCGAGGCGGCCTGGCACGTGCCCGTCGAGGCGCCGACCGCACGCGACGGTGCGTGGGTGCCCGGGCCCGGCCGCGAGGTGCTCGCCGCCCTCGTCGAGACCGCGGGCGAGGGCACGCTGGTCGCCGAGGACCTCGGCGTCATCACCCCCGAGGTGGACGCGCTGCGCCTGGGCTTCGACCTGCCCGGCATGAAGGTCCTGCAGTTCGCCTTCGACGGCAGCGAGGACAACCCCTACCTGCCCGCGCGCCACGGCGAGAACACGGTCGTCTACACCGGCACCCACGACAACGACACCACGCTGGGCTGGTGGCGGGGCTGCGACCGGGCGACCCGGCGGCGGGTCCGCCAGCACGTCGGGCTGCGCCGGATGCCCTGGGCGCTGGTGCGGCTCGCCCTCGACTCGACGGCCCGGCTGGCCGTCGTGCCCGCCCAGGACCTGCTGGCCCTGGGCTCCGAGGCCCGGATGAACACCCCGGGCACCCGCGACGGCAACTGGGGCTGGCAGGCACCCGAGGGAGCCTTCGACGGTGCCCTGGCCCGCCGGCTGCGCGGCCTGGTCGACGGGGCCGGCCGCGCCGTGGACGACGAGGTCTGA
- a CDS encoding OsmC family protein, which produces MTLALETDPRPGAEARGSVAQVLGALADCQVVVYRALADELGIALDGVEVTVSTTPAAGGAGQDVGLEVTLSGPETEERYAELRAAVDARGPVLDLVSH; this is translated from the coding sequence ATGACGCTCGCCCTCGAGACCGACCCCCGCCCCGGTGCCGAGGCGCGCGGGTCCGTGGCGCAGGTGCTGGGAGCGCTGGCCGACTGCCAGGTCGTGGTCTACCGGGCGCTGGCCGACGAGCTGGGGATCGCGCTCGACGGCGTCGAGGTGACGGTGTCGACCACGCCGGCGGCCGGCGGTGCGGGGCAGGACGTCGGCCTCGAGGTGACGCTGAGCGGCCCGGAGACCGAGGAGCGGTACGCCGAGCTGCGGGCCGCCGTCGACGCCCGCGGGCCGGTGCTCGACCTGGTCTCCCACTAG
- a CDS encoding TetR/AcrR family transcriptional regulator translates to MSQSAHHLAAAPGSRRWETARRLTEHARRLALEHGVDGFTLDQLAERAGVSRRTIFNYFPGKDDAVLGTIPAFRDDDVADFVAGGPHGSLVDDLAEIVLRVLREQPERPDEVALGREVMQRNPRLIQLGLQRMHELVESCIGYVEQREGDRFDRARLDVALALVLTCVHVAMDRYLTGEHGEELGPLFTSTLRTAHELLA, encoded by the coding sequence GTGAGTCAGAGTGCACATCACCTCGCCGCGGCCCCCGGGTCGCGCCGCTGGGAGACGGCTCGCCGGCTCACCGAGCACGCCCGCCGCCTGGCGCTCGAGCACGGTGTCGACGGCTTCACCCTCGACCAGCTCGCCGAGCGGGCCGGCGTGTCGCGGCGCACGATCTTCAACTACTTCCCCGGCAAGGACGACGCCGTCCTGGGGACGATCCCCGCCTTCCGCGACGACGACGTCGCGGACTTCGTGGCCGGCGGACCCCACGGCAGCCTCGTCGACGACCTCGCCGAGATCGTGCTGCGCGTGCTGCGCGAGCAGCCGGAGCGCCCCGACGAGGTCGCGCTGGGCCGCGAGGTCATGCAGCGCAACCCCCGGCTGATCCAGCTGGGGCTGCAGCGGATGCACGAGCTCGTCGAGTCGTGCATCGGCTACGTCGAGCAGCGCGAGGGCGACCGCTTCGACCGGGCGCGGCTCGACGTCGCGCTGGCCCTGGTCCTCACCTGCGTCCACGTCGCCATGGACCGCTACCTCACCGGCGAGCACGGCGAGGAGCTCGGCCCCCTGTTCACCAGCACGCTGCGCACCGCACACGAGCTCTTGGCCTAG
- a CDS encoding MMPL family transporter: protein MATLLYRLGRTAFRRWPVFVAAWLVALIGIGVLATSISKPMVDTFSIPGIPSLQAQDLQKELFPDTPDAEDLASVTVVVSAPDGRTLRTPAYAAKVDALVADLQQLPQMPAEPQLVNPVAAADGQFRQAVMGAVEAGQPRRVAEANARELLPLSSDGRVGTISWNFDVDTVADVEPATRDALLDTLESARIGGLDAQVNGSAMQAIPETGGTSELVGIAVALVVLVISFGSLVAAGMPILAALVGVGLGLLGISLATAFTTIGTTTPILATMIGLAVGIDYTLFILQRYRTELLDTDDRQEAVGRAVGTAGSAVVFAGLTVLIALSALSVVGIPFLTSMGLAAAGTVLMAVLVALTLLPALLGLLRSKAFGGQVRRRQDPRDADGLALNNGVRWARLVGRTPVAVALLVVIGLGALALPVRSMQLALPTDSSAAADTTQRRASDLVSDAFGPGREAPLLLVVDARDVPGDAQAKQAAFGQVAAWASQQDDVANAQVVATNQDSSGAQVLVTPSSGPDDEATTQLLQDLRDGQSGIEDESGTTVGVTGITAIQTDVSDRLTSALPTYLVIVVGLAFVLLMLVFRSVLVPLTATLGFLLSVLATLGATVLVFQEGLFGLVEGQPLVSFMPIIVIGIVFGLAMDYQVFLVTRMREAFVHGATAREAVVDGFRNSARVVVAAATIMISVFAAFMLQPDSLIKSIGFALAAAVFFDAFVVRMALIPALMYLMGDKAWWLPGWLDRILPRVDVEGEKLRAARAVQTADPATPGAHAATDEQLEPARG, encoded by the coding sequence ATGGCCACCCTGCTCTACCGCCTCGGCCGCACCGCCTTCCGCCGCTGGCCCGTCTTCGTCGCGGCCTGGCTGGTCGCCCTGATCGGGATCGGCGTGCTCGCCACGTCGATCTCCAAGCCCATGGTCGACACCTTCTCGATCCCCGGCATCCCCTCGCTCCAGGCGCAGGACCTCCAGAAGGAGCTCTTCCCCGACACCCCCGACGCCGAGGACCTGGCCAGCGTCACCGTCGTGGTCTCGGCGCCCGACGGGCGCACGCTGCGCACCCCGGCGTACGCCGCCAAGGTCGACGCGCTCGTCGCCGACCTCCAGCAGCTGCCCCAGATGCCCGCCGAGCCGCAGCTGGTCAACCCCGTGGCCGCCGCCGACGGGCAGTTCCGGCAGGCCGTGATGGGCGCCGTCGAGGCGGGCCAGCCCCGCAGGGTCGCCGAGGCCAACGCCCGCGAGCTGCTGCCGCTGAGCTCGGACGGCCGGGTCGGCACCATCTCGTGGAACTTCGACGTCGACACCGTCGCCGACGTCGAGCCCGCCACCCGCGACGCCCTGCTCGACACCCTCGAGAGCGCCCGCATCGGTGGCCTCGACGCCCAGGTCAACGGCTCGGCGATGCAGGCGATCCCCGAGACCGGCGGCACCAGCGAGCTGGTCGGCATCGCCGTCGCCCTGGTGGTGCTGGTGATCAGCTTCGGCTCGCTCGTGGCCGCGGGCATGCCCATCCTGGCCGCCCTGGTGGGCGTGGGCCTGGGCCTGCTCGGCATCAGCCTGGCCACGGCGTTCACCACCATCGGCACCACCACGCCGATCCTGGCCACGATGATCGGCCTGGCGGTCGGCATCGACTACACGCTGTTCATCCTGCAGCGCTACCGCACCGAGCTGCTCGACACCGACGACCGGCAGGAGGCCGTCGGACGCGCCGTCGGCACCGCCGGCTCCGCGGTGGTCTTCGCCGGCCTCACCGTGCTGATCGCGCTGTCGGCGCTCTCGGTCGTGGGCATCCCGTTCCTCACCAGCATGGGCCTGGCCGCGGCCGGCACCGTGCTGATGGCCGTGCTCGTCGCCCTGACGCTGCTGCCGGCGCTGCTCGGCCTGCTGAGGTCGAAGGCCTTCGGCGGTCAGGTCCGCCGTCGCCAGGACCCCCGCGACGCCGACGGCCTGGCGCTCAACAACGGCGTCCGGTGGGCCCGCCTCGTGGGCCGCACGCCGGTCGCGGTGGCCCTCCTGGTCGTCATCGGCCTGGGGGCGCTGGCGCTGCCGGTCCGCTCGATGCAGCTCGCCCTGCCGACCGACTCCTCGGCCGCCGCCGACACCACCCAGCGCCGCGCCTCCGACCTGGTCAGCGACGCCTTCGGCCCCGGCCGCGAGGCCCCGCTGCTGCTCGTCGTCGACGCCCGCGACGTGCCCGGCGACGCCCAGGCCAAGCAGGCCGCCTTCGGCCAGGTCGCCGCCTGGGCCTCGCAGCAGGACGACGTCGCCAACGCCCAGGTGGTCGCCACCAACCAGGACTCCAGCGGCGCCCAGGTGCTGGTCACCCCGTCCAGCGGTCCCGACGACGAGGCCACCACTCAGCTCCTCCAGGACCTGCGCGACGGCCAGTCGGGCATCGAGGACGAGTCGGGCACCACGGTCGGCGTCACCGGCATCACCGCCATCCAGACCGACGTCTCCGACCGGCTGACCAGCGCGCTGCCGACGTACCTCGTGATCGTGGTGGGCCTGGCCTTCGTGCTGCTGATGCTCGTCTTCCGCTCCGTGCTGGTGCCGCTGACGGCGACGCTGGGCTTCCTGCTCTCGGTGCTGGCCACCCTGGGCGCCACGGTCCTGGTCTTCCAGGAGGGGCTCTTCGGCCTGGTCGAGGGCCAGCCGCTGGTCAGCTTCATGCCGATCATCGTCATCGGGATCGTCTTCGGGCTGGCGATGGACTACCAGGTGTTCCTGGTGACCCGGATGCGCGAGGCGTTCGTGCACGGCGCCACCGCCCGGGAGGCCGTGGTCGACGGGTTCCGCAACAGCGCCCGCGTGGTGGTCGCCGCCGCGACGATCATGATCTCGGTCTTCGCCGCCTTCATGCTCCAGCCCGACTCCCTCATCAAGTCGATCGGGTTCGCGCTGGCCGCCGCGGTGTTCTTCGACGCCTTCGTGGTGCGGATGGCCCTGATCCCCGCGCTGATGTACCTCATGGGCGACAAGGCCTGGTGGCTCCCGGGCTGGCTGGACCGGATCCTGCCCCGGGTCGACGTCGAGGGCGAGAAGCTCCGGGCGGCGCGAGCGGTCCAGACCGCCGACCCCGCCACACCGGGCGCCCACGCGGCCACCGACGAGCAGCTCGAGCCCGCCCGCGGCTGA
- a CDS encoding transglycosylase family protein, whose protein sequence is MRKLSLSLAAALVTLTPVLVSAPSEAATMRTWERLAWCESTGRWHVNTGNGYYGGLQISPSTWRGHGGARFARLPHQATKREQVKVAERIKASQGWGAWPSCSRKIGVR, encoded by the coding sequence ATGCGCAAGCTCTCCCTGTCGCTCGCCGCTGCCCTGGTGACGCTGACCCCCGTGCTCGTCTCCGCCCCCTCCGAGGCCGCCACCATGCGGACCTGGGAGCGCCTCGCCTGGTGCGAGTCGACCGGCCGCTGGCACGTCAACACCGGCAACGGCTACTACGGCGGCCTCCAGATCAGCCCCTCCACCTGGCGCGGCCACGGTGGCGCCCGCTTCGCGCGGCTGCCCCACCAGGCGACCAAGCGCGAGCAGGTCAAGGTCGCCGAGCGGATCAAGGCCTCGCAGGGCTGGGGCGCCTGGCCGTCCTGCTCCCGCAAGATCGGCGTCCGCTGA
- a CDS encoding T3SS (YopN, CesT) and YbjN peptide-binding chaperone 1, whose product MSRGFDETVERAWQQFERDLDERLEALPADLVVVGPVGLDESEQPSLRVQVLDDLVHVEAVRNLLGDRDHLFSAEQQRALTALGWEAPDHVDHPAWWIGGLLDDAESLCRVLADTWRSVFGVLHPGFLEVVDPGAQPPDADVDEIAQPDSREALVELVAASLVPTYGHDVKRDDDGDFPVFTGVVPVWIRVLQDRPVLRFFSHVVCDVGNPAQARIEIEILNRQVPLLKFQLAGDTVLASYELPADPFVARQAVGVLEQVSDTLNELATDLADRVGGQLFFDAVEESTDEE is encoded by the coding sequence ATGAGCAGAGGCTTCGACGAGACGGTCGAGCGTGCCTGGCAGCAGTTCGAGCGGGACCTCGACGAGCGTCTCGAGGCACTGCCCGCCGACCTCGTGGTGGTCGGGCCCGTGGGCCTCGACGAGTCCGAGCAGCCCAGCCTGCGCGTCCAGGTCCTCGACGACCTCGTCCACGTCGAGGCCGTCCGCAACCTGCTGGGCGACCGCGACCACCTGTTCTCGGCCGAGCAGCAGCGCGCGCTCACGGCCCTGGGCTGGGAGGCGCCCGACCACGTCGACCACCCCGCGTGGTGGATCGGGGGCCTCCTCGACGACGCCGAGTCGCTGTGCCGCGTCCTGGCCGACACCTGGCGCTCGGTCTTCGGGGTGCTCCACCCCGGCTTCCTCGAGGTGGTCGACCCGGGCGCCCAGCCGCCGGACGCGGACGTCGACGAGATCGCCCAGCCCGACTCGCGCGAGGCGCTGGTCGAGCTGGTGGCGGCCTCGCTGGTCCCGACCTACGGGCACGACGTGAAGCGCGACGACGACGGCGACTTCCCGGTCTTCACGGGCGTGGTGCCGGTGTGGATCCGGGTGCTGCAGGACCGGCCGGTGCTGCGGTTCTTCAGCCACGTCGTGTGCGACGTCGGCAACCCGGCGCAGGCCCGGATCGAGATCGAGATCCTCAACCGCCAGGTGCCGCTGCTGAAGTTCCAGCTGGCCGGGGACACCGTGCTGGCCTCCTACGAGCTGCCCGCCGACCCCTTCGTGGCCCGCCAGGCCGTCGGCGTGCTCGAGCAGGTCTCCGACACCCTCAACGAGCTCGCCACCGACCTCGCCGACCGCGTGGGCGGGCAGCTGTTCTTCGACGCGGTCGAGGAGTCGACCGACGAGGAGTGA
- a CDS encoding threonine synthase produces the protein MSFSYLSHLECSATGERLDADVVQGVSAAGKPLLARYDLDAVRQAVTPEEIASRPHDLWRYHEVLPVRDPAHVTSLGEGMTPIVPLPTYGAAIGLPHLVMKDEGLVPTGSFKARGAAVGVSRARELGVRAVAMPTNGNAGAAWSVYAARAGMGSLIVMPVDAPEITRRECVVAGAELYLVDGLINHAGALVKAAVEERTGYQEVSTLKEPYRIEGKKTMGYEIAEQLGWEVPDVILYPAGGGVGLIGIHKAMKEMQELGWIGEQLPRLVCVQSTGCAPLVDAFDAGLDESTLVEGTHTLAFGINVPKALGDFLVLQAVRESGGTAIAVSDETILEEVGALARSEGAWICPEGAACMAAARELRASGWIGEQERVVVLNTGTGLKYPDTVGVDVPVLARDGRVPPA, from the coding sequence GTGTCCTTCTCGTACCTGTCCCACCTCGAGTGCTCCGCCACCGGCGAGCGCCTCGACGCCGACGTCGTGCAGGGGGTCAGCGCCGCGGGCAAGCCGCTGCTGGCGCGCTACGACCTCGACGCCGTCCGGCAGGCGGTGACGCCCGAGGAGATCGCCTCGCGGCCGCACGACCTGTGGCGCTACCACGAGGTGCTCCCGGTGCGGGACCCCGCGCACGTCACCAGCCTCGGCGAGGGCATGACGCCGATCGTCCCGCTGCCGACGTACGGCGCCGCGATCGGCCTGCCCCACCTGGTGATGAAGGACGAGGGGCTGGTGCCGACCGGGTCGTTCAAGGCGCGCGGTGCGGCGGTCGGGGTCAGTCGCGCCCGCGAGCTCGGGGTGCGGGCCGTGGCGATGCCGACCAACGGCAACGCCGGCGCCGCGTGGAGCGTGTACGCCGCCCGCGCCGGGATGGGCAGCCTCATCGTGATGCCGGTCGACGCGCCGGAGATCACCCGCCGCGAGTGCGTGGTCGCCGGGGCCGAGCTCTACCTCGTCGACGGGCTGATCAACCACGCCGGGGCCCTGGTCAAGGCGGCCGTCGAGGAGCGCACCGGCTACCAGGAGGTCTCGACGCTCAAGGAGCCCTACCGGATCGAGGGCAAGAAGACGATGGGCTACGAGATCGCCGAGCAGCTCGGCTGGGAGGTGCCCGACGTCATCCTCTACCCGGCCGGCGGCGGGGTGGGCCTCATCGGCATCCACAAGGCGATGAAGGAGATGCAGGAGCTCGGCTGGATCGGGGAGCAGCTGCCGCGCCTGGTGTGCGTGCAGTCGACCGGCTGCGCGCCGCTCGTCGACGCCTTCGACGCCGGCCTCGACGAGAGCACCCTGGTCGAGGGCACCCACACCCTGGCCTTCGGCATCAACGTGCCCAAGGCGCTCGGTGACTTCCTGGTCCTCCAGGCGGTCCGGGAGTCCGGCGGCACCGCGATCGCGGTCAGCGACGAGACCATCCTGGAGGAGGTCGGCGCGCTCGCCCGGTCCGAGGGCGCCTGGATCTGCCCCGAGGGCGCGGCCTGCATGGCGGCGGCCCGGGAGCTGCGCGCCAGCGGCTGGATCGGGGAGCAGGAGCGCGTGGTCGTGCTCAACACCGGCACCGGTCTGAAGTACCCCGACACCGTCGGCGTCGACGTGCCGGTGCTCGCCCGCGACGGCCGGGTGCCCCCGGCCTGA
- a CDS encoding hemerythrin domain-containing protein has product MTTTTVSGVDVRALLLVHDALRREYRWMPDLVRAVHADDTSRLLVVAEHVRWVGRLLRHHHEVEQRLLWPALLPRLAGAGRVVRRIEERHTEVLTADVRAGEAVALWCAEGSGRCRDSLADALEAVGEVLVAALALEEAELLPLARRHLTPTEWVRLGEQSVGGLDPRQLPLVMGLLMHQADPEVIRGLLGHAPLRVRRVLPQVAPRARDRYVRHVYGGTDLSL; this is encoded by the coding sequence ATGACGACCACCACGGTCTCCGGCGTCGACGTACGCGCGCTGCTGCTGGTGCACGACGCGCTGCGCCGGGAGTACCGCTGGATGCCCGACCTGGTGCGGGCCGTGCACGCCGACGACACCTCGCGGCTGCTCGTCGTCGCCGAGCACGTCCGGTGGGTCGGCCGGCTGCTGCGCCACCACCACGAGGTGGAGCAGCGGCTGCTGTGGCCGGCGCTGCTGCCCCGGCTCGCGGGGGCCGGGCGCGTGGTCCGCCGGATCGAGGAGCGGCACACCGAGGTGCTGACGGCCGACGTGCGGGCCGGCGAGGCGGTCGCGCTGTGGTGCGCGGAGGGGTCCGGCCGGTGCCGCGACTCGCTGGCCGACGCCCTCGAGGCCGTGGGCGAGGTGCTGGTCGCCGCGCTGGCGCTCGAGGAGGCCGAGCTGCTGCCGCTCGCGCGCCGCCACCTGACGCCGACCGAGTGGGTGCGGCTCGGCGAGCAGAGCGTCGGCGGTCTCGACCCCCGCCAGCTGCCGCTGGTGATGGGCCTGCTGATGCACCAGGCCGACCCCGAGGTGATCCGGGGCCTGCTCGGCCACGCACCGCTGCGGGTGCGCCGGGTGCTGCCCCAGGTCGCGCCCCGGGCCCGCGACCGCTACGTGCGCCACGTCTACGGCGGGACCGACCTCTCCCTGTGA
- a CDS encoding amidohydrolase: protein MPLDTVALRREFHAHPETAFRELRTTARVAEVLADLGLEPRTGAGVIEREGVVDHPDDATLDADAERAVATGAQQSWVEVVRRDGSALVVDVEGSRPGPVWGLRFDTDALPIVESSEASHLPQAQGFRSTFERGMHACGHDGHVAIGLTLAERLQRDRDFAGTVRFLFQPAEEGGRGARAMLRGGAFEGVDRFVALHLGLDLPLGHVVGGAVGAFATTKLRARFTGVASHAAAAPQDGRNALAAAAAGTLAVLGQPRWSTTDTRVNVGTLHAGDGVNIVPAWAELTAETRALDAAVQEELSERVTQALRGAAAAYGCEVEVVRTGGSAVIQSDEEVAGAVADHARALGLGAETFGPMGGSDDASLFLADAQRRGGVGTYVMVGADNPAPHHHPLFDVDEAALGHATDLLERLLRQG, encoded by the coding sequence ATGCCGCTCGACACCGTGGCCCTGCGCCGCGAGTTCCACGCCCACCCCGAGACCGCGTTCCGGGAGCTGCGCACGACCGCTCGGGTCGCCGAGGTGCTCGCCGACCTGGGGCTCGAGCCGCGCACGGGGGCGGGGGTGATCGAGCGCGAGGGCGTCGTCGACCACCCCGACGACGCCACCCTCGACGCGGACGCCGAGCGGGCCGTGGCGACCGGTGCGCAGCAGTCGTGGGTCGAGGTGGTCCGGCGCGACGGCAGCGCCTTGGTCGTCGACGTCGAGGGCAGCCGTCCCGGACCCGTCTGGGGCCTGCGCTTCGACACCGACGCGCTGCCGATCGTGGAGTCCTCCGAGGCCTCCCACCTGCCGCAGGCCCAGGGGTTCCGCTCGACCTTCGAGCGCGGCATGCACGCGTGCGGGCACGACGGGCACGTCGCGATCGGGCTCACGCTGGCCGAGCGGCTGCAGCGCGACCGCGACTTCGCCGGGACCGTCCGGTTCCTGTTCCAGCCCGCCGAGGAGGGCGGCCGCGGCGCCCGGGCGATGCTGCGCGGCGGCGCCTTCGAGGGCGTCGACCGGTTCGTCGCGCTGCACCTGGGGCTCGACCTGCCGCTGGGGCACGTGGTCGGGGGAGCGGTGGGCGCCTTCGCCACCACCAAGCTCCGGGCCCGCTTCACCGGTGTCGCCTCGCACGCCGCGGCCGCCCCCCAGGACGGGCGCAACGCGCTGGCGGCGGCCGCGGCCGGCACCCTCGCGGTGCTCGGCCAGCCCCGCTGGTCGACGACCGACACCCGTGTCAACGTCGGCACCCTGCACGCCGGCGACGGGGTCAACATCGTCCCCGCGTGGGCCGAGCTGACCGCCGAGACGCGGGCGCTGGACGCCGCGGTCCAGGAGGAGCTCTCCGAGCGGGTGACGCAGGCGCTGCGCGGCGCCGCGGCGGCGTACGGCTGCGAGGTGGAGGTGGTGCGCACCGGCGGCTCGGCGGTGATCCAGTCCGACGAGGAGGTCGCGGGTGCGGTCGCGGACCACGCCCGGGCGCTGGGCCTGGGCGCCGAGACCTTCGGTCCGATGGGCGGCAGCGACGACGCCAGCCTCTTCCTGGCCGACGCGCAGCGGCGCGGGGGCGTGGGCACCTACGTGATGGTCGGGGCGGACAACCCGGCCCCCCACCACCACCCGCTCTTCGACGTCGACGAGGCCGCCCTGGGGCACGCCACCGACCTGCTGGAGCGGCTGCTGCGCCAGGGGTGA
- a CDS encoding AbgT family transporter has translation MSTSTSGTATPTRLDRVLGTVERVGDKVPHPFVLFAYLLVLVAVASTALDLAGVSVTVPGSDDATPVQGLLTPDGMTWLLTSFVENFTSFPPLGNVVVMLLAVGVAEQSGLLKAAITASFSRAPAWALPYVVALVAAQGHVMSDPSMIVIPPLAALVFLAAGRHPLAGMLGAFACTTAGYSSGILIGSLDALLAGITTSAAKIVDGLETTPVTIASNWWISIATGILLPLAGGFLIDRVIEPRLPAYDVPDGDEHTRLDARERRGLLAAALVGLVLLVGAFTAWLVPGSPLRGEGGDLVPSPFLDAIVPMLAILFLATGTTYGVVTRAVAKAADVPEMMTEAMRGLAGYVVFIFIAAQVIAIFTWSGLGTVIAVELAEGLDAVGITGFGAVMGLVLIAAVINLFITSGSAMWALMAPVMVPTFALVGLEPGFVQAAYRIGDSVTQVITPLNPYLIVLLGFARRYEPGLQFGALMARMAVFVPVFFVVWVAALAVFYFTGTDVGPGMPIRLPQN, from the coding sequence ATGTCCACCTCCACCAGCGGCACCGCCACGCCGACCCGTCTCGACCGCGTCCTGGGCACCGTCGAGCGCGTGGGCGACAAGGTGCCCCACCCGTTCGTGCTGTTCGCCTACCTGCTGGTGCTGGTCGCGGTGGCCAGCACCGCGCTCGACCTGGCCGGCGTCAGCGTCACGGTGCCCGGGTCGGACGACGCGACGCCCGTGCAGGGGCTGCTGACGCCCGACGGGATGACGTGGCTGCTGACCAGCTTCGTCGAGAACTTCACGAGCTTCCCGCCGCTGGGCAACGTCGTGGTGATGCTGCTCGCGGTCGGCGTGGCCGAGCAGAGCGGGCTGCTGAAGGCGGCCATCACGGCGTCGTTCTCCCGCGCCCCGGCCTGGGCGCTGCCGTACGTCGTGGCCCTCGTCGCCGCGCAGGGCCACGTCATGTCCGACCCCTCGATGATCGTGATCCCTCCGCTGGCCGCGCTGGTCTTCCTCGCGGCCGGGCGCCACCCGCTGGCCGGCATGCTGGGCGCCTTCGCCTGCACCACGGCCGGCTACTCCTCGGGCATCCTCATCGGCTCCCTCGACGCCCTGCTCGCCGGCATCACCACCAGCGCCGCGAAGATCGTCGACGGCCTGGAGACCACGCCGGTGACGATCGCGAGCAACTGGTGGATCTCGATCGCCACCGGCATCCTGCTCCCGCTCGCCGGAGGCTTTCTCATCGACCGGGTCATCGAGCCCCGGCTGCCGGCGTACGACGTGCCCGACGGCGACGAGCACACCCGGCTCGACGCCCGCGAGCGTCGTGGCCTGCTCGCCGCCGCGCTGGTCGGACTGGTGCTGCTGGTCGGCGCCTTCACGGCCTGGCTGGTGCCGGGCAGCCCGCTGCGCGGGGAGGGCGGCGACCTGGTGCCCTCGCCGTTCCTCGACGCGATCGTGCCGATGCTGGCGATCCTGTTCCTCGCCACCGGCACCACCTACGGCGTGGTCACCCGCGCGGTCGCGAAGGCCGCCGACGTGCCGGAGATGATGACCGAGGCGATGCGCGGGCTGGCGGGCTACGTGGTCTTCATCTTCATCGCGGCCCAGGTCATCGCGATCTTCACCTGGAGCGGCCTCGGCACGGTCATCGCCGTCGAGCTCGCCGAGGGCCTCGACGCGGTGGGCATCACCGGCTTCGGCGCCGTCATGGGGCTGGTGCTGATCGCCGCCGTCATCAACCTGTTCATCACCTCGGGCTCGGCGATGTGGGCGCTGATGGCACCGGTGATGGTGCCGACGTTCGCCCTGGTCGGGCTGGAGCCGGGGTTCGTGCAGGCGGCGTACCGCATCGGCGACTCGGTCACCCAGGTCATCACGCCCCTCAACCCCTACCTGATCGTGCTGCTGGGCTTCGCCCGCCGCTACGAGCCCGGCCTGCAGTTCGGGGCCCTGATGGCGCGGATGGCGGTCTTCGTGCCGGTGTTCTTCGTGGTCTGGGTCGCGGCGCTCGCCGTCTTCTACTTCACCGGGACCGACGTGGGTCCCGGGATGCCGATCCGCCTGCCCCAGAACTGA